A region of Methanocorpusculum labreanum Z DNA encodes the following proteins:
- the nikR gene encoding nickel-responsive transcriptional regulator NikR, which translates to MVGESDLSRIGISLPENLLNKFDDIIGKRGYSSRSEGIRDAIRSYITYYEWMNDVSGERQGVITMVYDHDHRGLMEAITEIQHSNRQIVQSTIHSHVSDERCLEVILVRGQGEQLKQLAERLMSLKGVESVKLTTIKVD; encoded by the coding sequence CGTATTGGTATATCGCTTCCAGAAAATCTTTTGAATAAATTTGATGATATCATCGGGAAGCGCGGATACTCTTCAAGATCGGAGGGAATCCGTGATGCAATCCGTTCTTATATCACGTATTATGAATGGATGAATGACGTCTCCGGCGAGCGTCAGGGCGTCATAACCATGGTATATGATCACGATCACCGTGGACTTATGGAAGCGATCACGGAGATCCAGCACTCGAACAGGCAGATCGTTCAGTCGACGATCCACTCGCACGTCAGCGATGAACGGTGTCTCGAGGTCATTTTAGTCCGTGGACAGGGCGAACAGCTCAAACAGCTCGCTGAACGGCTGATGTCTTTGAAAGGTGTCGAGTCGGTCAAACTGACGACGATCAAAGTCGACTGA